The [Flavobacterium] thermophilum genome has a segment encoding these proteins:
- the ntcA_3 gene encoding Nitrogen-responsive regulatory protein encodes MANHWMKDRLKAVPLFRELSDYELESLVAISHVRVYKPRTFVFMQGDPLERVYFIHSGTVKIYKTDFSGKEQIVSILQTGEMFPHAGFFLKGTYPAHAEVVEEATLIAIPIHDFEQVLMASPELCIKLFRVMGEKIVDLQNRLEAQVLHNTYEQIVLLLLRLTRTNAVKQGKWHRLTAHVTNRELANMIGTARETVSRTLSQLKRKGLIHVDEHGFYLIDQEGLEQEIFF; translated from the coding sequence ATGGCGAACCATTGGATGAAAGACCGCTTAAAAGCTGTTCCGTTGTTTCGCGAACTGTCCGATTACGAGCTCGAATCGCTTGTCGCCATTTCCCACGTGCGCGTTTACAAGCCGCGGACGTTTGTCTTTATGCAAGGCGACCCGCTCGAGCGAGTCTATTTCATTCATTCCGGCACGGTAAAAATTTATAAAACGGACTTCAGCGGGAAAGAACAAATCGTTTCGATTTTGCAGACGGGAGAAATGTTTCCGCATGCCGGTTTTTTCTTAAAAGGCACCTATCCGGCCCACGCCGAAGTGGTCGAGGAAGCGACATTGATCGCGATCCCGATCCACGATTTCGAACAAGTGCTGATGGCGAGCCCTGAACTTTGCATAAAACTGTTTCGCGTCATGGGCGAAAAAATCGTTGATTTGCAAAACCGGCTCGAAGCGCAAGTGCTCCATAATACGTACGAACAAATCGTGTTGCTTTTGTTGCGGCTGACGCGCACGAACGCCGTCAAACAAGGGAAATGGCACCGTCTCACCGCCCATGTGACAAACCGTGAGCTGGCCAATATGATCGGCACCGCCCGCGAAACGGTCAGCCGGACGTTGAGCCAGCTGAAACGGAAAGGGTTGATCCATGTCGACGAACACGGCTTTTATTTGATCGACCAAGAAGGGCTTGAGCAAGAAATCTTTTTCTAA
- a CDS encoding Uncharacterized conserved protein (DUF2249) has translation MATTIELDVREDLRQKREPFEKIMNAIKPLQPGDTFILHAPFKPLPLFPIMKAKGFTYEAEQIEKKHWRVTFVKQGG, from the coding sequence ATGGCCACAACGATTGAACTCGATGTACGCGAAGATTTGCGGCAAAAGCGGGAACCGTTTGAAAAAATTATGAACGCCATCAAGCCGCTGCAGCCGGGCGATACGTTCATTTTACACGCCCCGTTCAAGCCGCTGCCGTTGTTTCCGATTATGAAAGCGAAAGGATTTACGTACGAGGCCGAACAAATCGAGAAAAAACATTGGAGAGTAACGTTTGTCAAACAGGGGGGATGA
- a CDS encoding Uncharacterized conserved protein (DUF2249), protein MILDNRGLEPPQPMMRTLAALAKLNPGETLTIINDRRPMFLYEQLDELGYRHETVAREDGSFEIRITKG, encoded by the coding sequence ATGATCCTCGATAACCGCGGACTCGAGCCGCCGCAGCCAATGATGCGGACGCTCGCTGCCCTCGCTAAGCTGAATCCTGGGGAGACGCTGACGATCATTAACGATCGCCGCCCGATGTTTTTGTACGAGCAGCTTGACGAGCTTGGCTACCGGCACGAGACGGTCGCACGCGAAGACGGCAGTTTTGAAATCCGCATTACGAAAGGATGA
- a CDS encoding Cbb3-type cytochrome oxidase, subunit 1, translating to MSNVFPTRTGTETDVRLPFSFIMFAVLAFAASQLMLLGAIPSLSSGAFRLPFVWAAAHLALLGFALMTAMGAMYQLVPVAFLTPIWSERLGFWQFAITALGIVAFAASLAFTPNQAFLPGLLLLFGIVLFVWQMAMTLKQQKNKTIMTLFVATSLLFLLLTGAAGGLLAFHFFAATGANSHETVFGLHVLFGLCGWFTLLIIGFSYKMVPMFSLAHGFSLRPARYVYALYISGIAVAFASLFLRSHAWLAAGAALLMSGFVVFAWHIRAILQKRMKKTLDRPFRFSLSAIVIGLVLHVAAFVAIVVGSGRLLGIIVYLFIVGWILFSIVGYLFKIVPFLWWTHRYSEKVGQQNVPTLKQMMNERAVTVQCRLWLIALALAAVALAVASVPLFAITQVLLAGLSVAFAGTILTVFRK from the coding sequence ATGAGCAACGTGTTTCCTACTCGCACGGGGACGGAAACAGACGTCCGTCTTCCGTTCTCGTTTATCATGTTCGCCGTGTTGGCGTTCGCCGCGTCGCAGCTTATGTTGCTTGGAGCGATTCCCTCACTTAGCAGCGGCGCGTTCCGGCTGCCGTTCGTGTGGGCGGCGGCCCACCTGGCGTTGCTTGGCTTTGCATTGATGACGGCCATGGGGGCGATGTACCAGCTCGTTCCGGTCGCCTTTTTGACGCCGATTTGGAGCGAGCGGCTCGGTTTTTGGCAGTTTGCGATCACCGCTCTCGGCATCGTCGCCTTTGCCGCCAGTTTAGCGTTTACGCCAAACCAGGCGTTTCTCCCTGGCTTGCTTCTGCTGTTCGGCATCGTGCTGTTTGTCTGGCAAATGGCGATGACATTAAAACAACAAAAAAACAAAACGATCATGACGCTGTTTGTCGCGACTTCCTTGTTGTTTTTGCTGCTGACGGGCGCCGCCGGAGGGCTGCTTGCCTTTCACTTTTTCGCCGCCACAGGCGCCAACAGTCATGAAACGGTGTTCGGCTTGCATGTGCTGTTCGGGCTGTGCGGCTGGTTCACACTGCTCATCATAGGCTTTTCGTACAAAATGGTGCCGATGTTCTCGCTCGCCCACGGCTTTTCGCTGCGGCCGGCGCGTTACGTCTATGCGCTGTACATCAGCGGGATTGCTGTGGCGTTCGCCAGCTTATTCTTGCGAAGCCACGCATGGCTTGCAGCCGGTGCAGCCTTGCTCATGAGCGGATTCGTTGTTTTCGCCTGGCATATCCGCGCCATTTTGCAAAAGCGGATGAAAAAAACGCTTGACCGCCCGTTCCGCTTTTCGCTTTCGGCCATCGTCATCGGCCTTGTGCTGCACGTTGCCGCCTTTGTCGCCATCGTCGTCGGCAGCGGACGGCTGCTTGGCATCATTGTTTATCTATTCATTGTCGGCTGGATTCTCTTCAGCATCGTCGGCTATTTGTTCAAAATCGTGCCGTTTTTATGGTGGACGCATCGCTACAGCGAAAAAGTCGGCCAACAAAACGTGCCGACGTTAAAACAAATGATGAATGAGCGAGCCGTCACCGTCCAATGCCGCCTATGGCTCATTGCCCTCGCGCTGGCGGCCGTTGCGCTTGCTGTCGCGAGCGTGCCGCTGTTCGCCATCACTCAAGTGCTGTTGGCTGGATTAAGCGTTGCCTTTGCCGGAACGATTTTAACGGTCTTCCGAAAATAA
- a CDS encoding FeS assembly SUF system protein produces MDVRELAIQQLKTVLDPELGINVVDLGLIYDLKIEDGHINVLMTLTTPGCPLHDSIAGGVKRALEHIDGIRDVRVQVTWNPPWTPERMSEEALRQLGHFTTMPSKER; encoded by the coding sequence ATGGATGTCCGCGAACTTGCCATTCAACAGCTGAAAACGGTCCTTGATCCGGAGCTCGGCATTAACGTCGTCGATTTAGGGTTGATTTATGACTTAAAAATCGAAGATGGGCATATCAATGTCCTGATGACGCTCACGACCCCCGGCTGCCCGCTTCACGACTCGATCGCCGGCGGCGTCAAACGGGCGCTTGAGCACATTGACGGCATCCGTGACGTGCGCGTCCAAGTGACATGGAACCCGCCATGGACGCCGGAGCGAATGAGCGAAGAAGCGCTCCGGCAGCTTGGGCATTTCACAACCATGCCATCAAAGGAACGATGA
- a CDS encoding esterase: MVIIEQEQLAGVPVLHVVKLEKRDERLPLIFFIHGFTSAKEHNLHFGYLLAEAGYRAVLPDALFHGERDEGLSERKLQLSFWDIVVRTITEIEEMKNDLVSRGLADRERIGLAGTSMGGIVTFGALAVYPWVRAAVALMGCPNYSAFFDEMIEEGKRRQIDIPLPPTLLALEKEKLARYDLSKQPEKLDGRPLFIWHGKADQVVPYAYTYEFYKQIKPLYEGNEDRLQFIADPHAGHKVTREAFLETVRWFREHV; the protein is encoded by the coding sequence ATGGTGATCATTGAACAGGAACAGTTGGCCGGCGTGCCGGTTCTTCACGTTGTCAAGCTGGAAAAGCGGGACGAACGGCTGCCGCTGATTTTCTTTATCCACGGCTTTACGAGCGCCAAAGAACATAATTTGCATTTCGGCTACTTGCTCGCCGAGGCGGGCTACCGCGCTGTGCTTCCCGACGCGCTGTTTCACGGTGAACGGGACGAAGGCTTGAGCGAACGGAAATTGCAGCTGTCGTTTTGGGACATTGTTGTGCGCACGATCACCGAAATCGAGGAGATGAAAAACGACCTTGTAAGCCGCGGGCTGGCTGACCGAGAACGGATTGGGCTCGCTGGGACATCGATGGGCGGAATCGTCACGTTCGGCGCGCTCGCCGTCTATCCGTGGGTGAGGGCGGCGGTGGCGCTCATGGGCTGCCCGAACTACAGCGCCTTTTTTGATGAGATGATTGAAGAAGGAAAGCGGCGCCAAATCGACATTCCGCTGCCGCCGACGCTGCTTGCGCTCGAAAAAGAAAAGCTCGCCCGCTACGATTTATCCAAGCAGCCGGAAAAACTCGACGGCCGGCCGCTGTTCATCTGGCACGGGAAAGCCGACCAAGTCGTCCCGTATGCTTATACATATGAGTTTTACAAGCAAATTAAACCACTTTATGAAGGAAACGAAGACCGGCTGCAATTCATCGCCGACCCGCACGCCGGCCATAAAGTGACGCGTGAAGCGTTTTTGGAGACGGTGCGCTGGTTTCGCGAGCATGTGTAA
- the yidA gene encoding Phosphatase YidA → MKPYLIALDLDGTLLKGDKTISPFTKDVIRRAIDAGHFVVIATGRPYRASSMYYEELGLATPIVNFNGAFVHHPRQPSWGMHHYPLPLAIVKDIVEISESYGIKNMMAEVLDDVYFHQHDEVLLDIVRLGNPTVEIGDLRRSLGKDPTSVLVYTDDDHIERIQSHLANVYANVIHQRRWSEPWHVIEIIRHGVHKAAGLKQVADYFGIPRERVIAFGDEDNDLEMIDWAGLGVAMGNAIEPLKTIADDVAKTNEEDGVGAYLQDLLRL, encoded by the coding sequence ATGAAGCCGTATTTAATCGCGTTGGATTTGGATGGAACGTTGCTCAAAGGGGATAAAACGATTTCTCCATTTACCAAAGACGTCATCCGCCGCGCCATCGACGCCGGCCATTTTGTTGTCATCGCCACCGGCCGCCCGTACCGGGCAAGCTCCATGTACTACGAAGAACTTGGCCTTGCAACGCCGATCGTCAATTTCAACGGCGCGTTTGTCCACCATCCGCGCCAGCCGTCGTGGGGCATGCACCATTACCCGCTGCCGCTTGCGATCGTCAAAGACATTGTTGAAATCAGCGAATCCTATGGAATCAAGAATATGATGGCCGAAGTGTTAGACGATGTCTATTTCCACCAACATGACGAGGTGTTGCTTGACATCGTCCGCCTTGGCAACCCGACCGTGGAAATCGGTGATTTGCGCCGCTCGCTCGGCAAAGATCCGACGAGCGTGCTCGTGTACACGGACGATGATCATATCGAGCGGATTCAATCACACTTAGCGAATGTGTACGCCAACGTCATCCACCAACGGCGCTGGAGCGAACCGTGGCATGTCATTGAAATCATCCGCCATGGCGTCCATAAGGCTGCAGGCTTAAAACAAGTCGCTGACTATTTCGGCATCCCAAGGGAGCGCGTCATTGCTTTTGGCGATGAAGACAACGACCTCGAGATGATCGACTGGGCCGGTCTCGGTGTTGCGATGGGCAACGCCATCGAACCGTTGAAAACCATTGCCGACGATGTGGCAAAAACCAATGAAGAAGACGGCGTCGGTGCATATTTGCAGGATTTGCTTCGTTTGTAG